One genomic region from Sylvia atricapilla isolate bSylAtr1 chromosome 16, bSylAtr1.pri, whole genome shotgun sequence encodes:
- the ADA gene encoding adenosine deaminase: MERAQRIFGGPKVELHVHLDGAIRPETILYFGKKRGIPLPGNTVEELMSYVSYDTPLTLPKFLEKFNYYMPAIAGDREAVKRIAYEFVETKAKEGVSYVEVRYSPHLLANSGVTPMPWGQAEGDLTPDEVVQLVNQGLKDGERDFHIKARSILCCMRHMPSWSPEVVELCKKYKNDSVVAVDLAGDETLKVEDYSEHKKAYEEAERSGIHRTVHAGEAGPAAMVKEAVYVLKAERVGHGYHVVEDPELYKELLKMKMHFEVCPWSSYLTGACSPDFTKHPAVQFKKDRANYSLNTDDPLIFNSTIDKDYGIVKEHMGFTEEEFKRVNINAAQSSFLPEKEKQELLNKLYEAYGMVPSAL; this comes from the exons aTGGAGCGGGCACAGAGGATCTTCGGGGGACCCAAG GTAGAGCTTCACGTCCACCTGGATGGAGCCATCAGACCAGAGACCATCTTGTATTTTGGCAA GAAAAGAGGCATCCCTCTCCCTGGGAATACTGTTGAGGAGCTCATGAGTTATGTCAGCTATGACACACCACTGACACTTCCCAAGTTTCTAGAAAAATTCAATTATTACATGCCTGCCATTGC gggTGACCGTGAGGCGGTGAAGAGAATTGCCTACGAGTTTGTGGAAACAAAAGCCAAGGAAGGAGTCAGCTACGTGGAGGTCCGGTACAGCCCTCACCTCCTGGCCAACTCTGGTGTGACTCCCATGCCATGGGGACAAGCTGA gGGAGACCTCACTCCAGATGAAGTGGTTCAGCTCGTCAATCAGGGACTGAAGGATGGAGAAAGGGATTTCCACATCAAAGCCAGGTCTATTCTATGCTGCATGCGCCATATGCCAA GCTGGTCCCCAGAGGTGGTGGAGCTCTGCAAGAAGTATAAAAATGACTCTGTGGTGGCTGTTGACCTGGCTGGAGATGAGACCCTGAAGGTGGAGGATTACTCTGAGCATAAGAAGGCTTATGAG GAAGCTGAGAGGTCTGGGATCCATCGCACTGTCCACGCTGGGGAGGCCGGCCCGGCTGCCATGGTCAAGGAG gcAGTTTATGTCCTGAAGGCCGAGCGTGTTGGCCATGGATACCATGTCGTGGAGGATCCTGAGCTCtacaaggagctgctgaaaaTGAAGATGCATTTTGAG GTCTGCCCTTGGTCCAGTTATCTCACTGGAGCGTGCTCTCCGGACTTCACCAAACACCCTGCAGTACA ATTTAAGAAGGATCGTGCCAACTATTCCCTGAACACGGATGACCCCCTCATCTTCAACTCCACCATTGACAAGGACTATGGCATCGTGAAGGAGCACATGGGATTCACTGAAGAGGAGTTCAAGAGAGTT AACATCAACGCAGCCCAGTCCAGCTTCTTACCtgagaaggagaagcaggagctgctgaacaAGCTGTATGAAGCCTATGGGATGGTCCCCAGCGCATTGTGA
- the PKIG gene encoding cAMP-dependent protein kinase inhibitor gamma has product MEVESSTYTDFISCDRAGRRNAVHDIQREATTISMRKLTQDMGDLAMEGAESQRDASSSDNDPGARPKGQESSPSP; this is encoded by the exons ATGGAGGTAGAGTCCAGCACCTACACCGACTTCATCTCCTGCGACCGCGCCGGCCGGAGGAACGCTGTCCATGACATCCAGAGAGAGGCCACCACCATCAGTATGCGCAAGCTGACCCAGGACATGGGTGACCTCGCCATGGAAGGAGCAG AAAGCCAAAGAGATGCCAGTTCTTCTGACAACGACCCTGGAGCAAGACCAAAGGGGCAAGAAAGCAGCCCCTCCCCATGA